The segment CAACTGATTTAATGATGTGATATATAAATAATTCCGTAGCAAATGCACTAATTATATTAAGCATCAAATAGAACATTGGGCAAGTATTTTCTCTTTCTTCCCTAATTTGCAGCATACAAACTATATAGTAGAACGTTGTTATCCATTAGTAAGCAACCAATAGGAGAAGAGAGGCGTGTccaaattgaagttgtttattgaaGTAAACTTTCTGTTTGGCAATTAAACCCAACAGGAAAATGTTTCCAATCTGTATGACAAAGTTGCACGATTAACTATGGAATAATTTCTGTTACTCAAATTCAATTCGCGAGACTTCACTCTATAAACAAGGGTTTAAAACAAGAAAAGATTAAAGATTTTAAGCAATCTTAGCTGGATCTTGGAACTAGTTAGTGGGATATATTAGCAGGTGAAAGCACAGATCTATCCAGAAAAAAATCAGGATTATCTAACtgaaaaaatattcaataaagaGCATTGGCAAAATCCATATTAACACCCTGCACCATACTCTTCGGAGGGTTTCCTCATGTCAATTTTTCATTTAGCTGCTGGGTAAAAGAACAGTTGTATGTTAGATTTTAATAGGGTGGTCAATCACCATAGTCTGTAATATAGTTGAAATTATGACTTCTATTGGCAAAGTAAGCCATATGATGGCATGTCCTCTATACAGGTAATTTCCTCCATAAGCAACTCTCTTTCTAGCTGAGCACGAGTGGACTTCAAAACAACCTGGAAGGTAATGTGGTTTGCATATTAGGTATGCAAAATAGTATCATGGTAGATCAAATGAGATATCTATCTGATTAACAAAATCAACTGAATGCCAACCAACAAAAAATCTATTATGGGAATGGAAATCCATTTTTACATTGAAGTCCATGTAAGAAGCACGCGTCGCAAGCCATTTTGCATCCATCACTTCAAATGCAACACAGTAAAGCAAATCAAATGCCCACTCATCTCCTGCAAGTACAAATTAATCAATCAAATGTTGATCTTAAGTTGCAGAGTTTGTCAAATTTCCAGTCACCTATAACAGCACGATGTCACTGAAACAATTTCAACTTAAAACTAGAGCATATTCCATGTATACCAAACACAACTACTCTAATATTCTGTTATACTGTGGCGGCTATGTCAGTAAAGTCGTCTGCTTAAGTACAATCTCGCTACTTAAAAATAACTGCATAACAATCCAATGTAGATTTTTTTGAAGACAGACCTGATAGAATCTTCAAGAATACTAATCCTGCTGTAGTACTAGGCCTTGCTGCAAATGATATAGATCTGTTAATCCGGTTGGGACGAGTCTTGTAGAATTCAAAATAATAATACAACGTTCATAAAAGATGATATGTGACATGGCTACTACTGTATGCTGACATTTAACGTTGCAATAGACCACAAACACCATCATATGGCAATGGGTCTCAAAGATACAAATCTTAAAAATAAGTCCATTGTTCCACGGCCGTTGGGGACGGGGAGACAGGGGGACAGGCTTCGAGGacgggggacaaagggaaaaagtttcgggGACGGGTTTCTGGGACGGGGTGACTTGGGCTTGGGGGGGGGGCGAAAcgcgtttccgtggaacactgaAAATAACATTTTAGAAGCAAATTCAGAACATATCAATCGGAATCAATATATAAGCATTACACAAAAGTAACGAGACATTCATGCTTGTTTATTCAAATATTACCACGAAGGAAATGCAGTTGATCAAGAAGAATACACACCAGATTGAAGATCTAGCATTTGAATAAGCATGAATGTTATGTTTACACCAGCTATAGCAAATGGGTATTCCCATGCAGATCTATCACCTGCCTGCTTTTGAAGCAGACGCTGAAATGATCTCTGCAAAATATGATTGTAGAGAATTTTATGTCGTGTTTGAGGATTCCAATGAAAAATTATTCTACCTTCATTGTTCTATATATAATATTCAACATAGAAGAAATGCTGGCAGGTAGAGCTGAAAACCATTAACTGAGCAGTTCAAACTTAGAATCATGAAACATTAAGTTAAAACTTAAAACCATAAACTATGCACTTAAAACTCTAAACCATACTATGCAGTTAAATCAAAAAATTATAACGAGAACTAAAGAttctaagactaaacatatcaacaaCAATAGCCCTATATGCCTGTTTATTCGATATCTTTATAAGTTGGAGACACATCACATTAACATATGCAGGATTCAATGTTCTCAAATCATTTTGAGAGAATCCAAAACCAAAACCTCTGAGGCAAGAACAAACAAATTGAAAGTTATAGTTCTCAAGGATAAGAACATAACATTTTAATTTTGCACGAAGTTTTTAAAACATGGGGATGCAGGGAAAACATCCTTGGAACATCTGAAAATCTTCAGAGAACTTAATAGTGGAAGGATCAGAGGCAGGCAGGGGCAGAGACATGTATTGAACATTCAGAAACCAAGAATTTAACTATTTAATGACTAATCATCGTATTATTATTTATTTGCATACAATTACAATCCTAAATGCACCATATCTTACTTCCAGTTTCACAATCTCTTTATTTAATATAAATTGATGAAATTCAAAATGGAAGAAAAATTAAAAAGAGAATGAATCATCACATCGCCTTTAAGAATTGATAATTATAATACTACATCAATTGAAGTGACAATTAAATTTCCTCCTAGACCTAAAGCATTGCCAGAATTAACAAGAATGTTTTCCAGTGCACTAACCTGTCCAAATTCGTGCACTACATATTATGTTGGATTGCTAGAAATCGGGCATTGCTTTAGCAATTTATTGGAC is part of the Cryptomeria japonica chromosome 10, Sugi_1.0, whole genome shotgun sequence genome and harbors:
- the LOC131060775 gene encoding uncharacterized protein LOC131060775 isoform X3, whose product is MSSQSNETLSTEKKLQRLRHRLEVSFDSTRTDHQEGLKELWHAAFPGLEFSGLISEQWKEMGWQGTDPSTDFRGGGLISLENLVFLSKTYPRSFQRLLQKQAGDRSAWEYPFAIAGVNITFMLIQMLDLQSARPSTTAGLVFLKILSGDEWAFDLLYCVAFEVMDAKWLATRASYMDFNVVLKSTRAQLERELLMEEITCIEDMPSYGLLCQ
- the LOC131060775 gene encoding uncharacterized protein LOC131060775 isoform X1, producing MCYILFKENSRHCLIIFNLPFDLQGYRAEKKCLLRATRLSALLKKLQRLRHRLEVSFDSTRTDHQEGLKELWHAAFPGLEFSGLISEQWKEMGWQGTDPSTDFRGGGLISLENLVFLSKTYPRSFQRLLQKQAGDRSAWEYPFAIAGVNITFMLIQMLDLQSARPSTTAGLVFLKILSGDEWAFDLLYCVAFEVMDAKWLATRASYMDFNVVLKSTRAQLERELLMEEITCIEDMPSYGLLCQ